The following are from one region of the Lacinutrix sp. Bg11-31 genome:
- a CDS encoding type IX secretion system membrane protein PorP/SprF: MKNRILILVTLISSIFALESTAQQDAQYTQYMYNTMSVNPAYAGSREGISMTGLYRTQWVGLDGAPDTQTFNIHSPIGDNEKVGLGLSIINDNIGPTHETYFDIDFSYTINTSEEGKLAFGLKAGGHLLDVAYSELSQFNANDQLLQSDIENKFSPNIGAGIYYRKGDRWYVGLSAPNLLETKHFDEASLSVAKENVNLYLIGGYVFDINSDLKLKPAVLLKGVAGAPLQADLTVNALLREKLTLGLAYRWSAAVSALVGYQLTDRLMLGLAYDRETTDLGKTQFEQGSYEVFLRFEIFDEQKILSPRFF; the protein is encoded by the coding sequence ATGAAAAATAGAATATTAATTTTAGTAACTCTTATCAGTTCTATCTTTGCTTTAGAAAGTACTGCGCAACAGGACGCTCAATACACACAGTATATGTATAATACAATGAGTGTAAATCCTGCTTATGCAGGATCTAGAGAAGGTATTAGCATGACAGGGTTGTATAGAACACAATGGGTCGGTTTAGATGGTGCTCCAGATACGCAAACTTTTAATATTCATTCTCCTATTGGTGATAATGAAAAAGTTGGTTTAGGTTTATCTATTATTAATGATAATATTGGTCCAACTCATGAAACTTATTTTGATATTGATTTCTCATATACGATTAATACTTCAGAAGAAGGAAAACTAGCTTTTGGTTTAAAAGCTGGTGGTCACTTATTAGATGTGGCTTATTCAGAGTTAAGTCAGTTCAATGCAAATGATCAATTATTACAATCTGATATTGAAAATAAATTTTCACCAAATATTGGTGCTGGTATTTATTATAGAAAAGGAGATAGATGGTATGTTGGTTTGTCTGCACCTAATTTATTAGAGACTAAACATTTTGATGAAGCTTCTCTATCTGTAGCAAAAGAGAATGTTAACCTTTATCTTATAGGTGGATATGTATTTGATATTAATTCAGATTTAAAATTGAAACCAGCTGTATTATTAAAAGGAGTTGCAGGAGCACCATTACAAGCAGATTTAACTGTTAACGCTCTTTTAAGAGAAAAATTAACATTAGGCTTAGCTTATAGATGGAGTGCAGCGGTAAGTGCTTTAGTTGGTTATCAATTAACAGATAGGCTTATGTTAGGTTTAGCTTACGATAGAGAAACCACAGATTTAGGAAAAACACAGTTTGAACAAGGTTCGTATGAAGTGTTTTTAAGATTTGAAATTTTCGATGAGCAAAAAATATTATCACCAAGATTCTTCTAA
- a CDS encoding OmpA family protein → MKKRIYIILAIFSITFNTAFSQEDGKVNTGVDKEYKNLKYKEVIRDLNKLVKSGNNSPEVLTKLANAYYFNVEMEEAAKWYGELLAQDTAIDFENYYRYAMALKATGKYEAANKYLKKFAVLKPNDSRSIKYLESPDYLTTIDKLSGNFTIENLDFNSRFSDFGTSFYKDGIVFASSRGEGKLYKWNEQPFLDLFFAKEGETPKRFSKVLNTKYHESSTSFTDDGKTIYFTRNNYHNGKKRKSSDKVVGLKIYKATLNDDGEWSNLISMPFNNDEYNVAHPALSLDNTKLYFASDMPGTRGQSDIFVVDILEDGNYGEPTNLGDVVNTEGRENFPYVSNNGTLYFSSNGHQGLGGLDIFYASLDGNIEKIENLGKPINSPRDDFEFIIDEFTNTGYLTSNRYNGKGDDDIYRFQREICNQLVAGTVVDKNTNIVIPEANVIIYNDSKEKVYRFTTDVNGAFSYNTDCKKGTYKAVASKEGYSPEELTYIIDPEIKLDLTLKLNLTPKTIIAEPASVGVDLFKLLDLDPIYFDFDKSYIRPDAQIELQKVINYLNEYPSVSIDVQSHTDSRAPYSYNEALSQRRNVSTRNWIIEKGGISSSRLSGRGYGETQLVNGCSDGVKCSEDEHQQNRRSMFIVTKN, encoded by the coding sequence ATGAAAAAAAGAATATATATAATACTAGCAATTTTTTCTATAACCTTTAATACTGCTTTTTCCCAAGAGGATGGTAAGGTTAATACTGGTGTAGATAAAGAGTATAAGAACTTAAAGTACAAAGAGGTAATTAGAGACCTTAATAAGCTTGTTAAATCTGGAAATAATAGCCCTGAGGTTTTAACCAAATTAGCTAATGCCTATTATTTTAATGTTGAAATGGAAGAAGCTGCAAAATGGTACGGAGAACTTCTAGCTCAAGATACAGCAATAGATTTTGAAAATTATTATAGATATGCTATGGCTCTTAAAGCTACAGGTAAATATGAAGCTGCTAATAAATATTTAAAGAAATTTGCAGTTCTTAAACCTAACGATTCAAGATCAATAAAATATTTAGAATCTCCAGATTACTTAACAACAATCGATAAATTGTCTGGTAATTTTACTATCGAAAATTTAGATTTTAACTCTAGGTTTTCAGACTTTGGTACATCGTTTTACAAAGATGGAATCGTATTTGCTTCTTCAAGAGGAGAAGGGAAATTATACAAATGGAATGAGCAACCTTTTCTTGATTTGTTTTTTGCAAAAGAAGGAGAGACACCTAAAAGATTCTCAAAGGTATTAAATACAAAGTATCACGAGTCTTCAACATCATTTACTGATGATGGAAAAACCATTTACTTTACTCGTAATAACTATCATAATGGTAAAAAAAGAAAGAGTAGTGATAAAGTTGTAGGTTTAAAAATATACAAAGCGACATTAAATGATGATGGAGAATGGAGTAATTTAATATCTATGCCATTTAACAACGATGAATATAACGTTGCGCATCCTGCATTAAGTTTAGACAATACAAAGCTATATTTCGCTTCAGATATGCCTGGAACTAGAGGTCAGTCTGATATATTTGTAGTAGATATTTTAGAAGATGGTAATTATGGAGAGCCTACAAATTTAGGAGACGTAGTAAATACAGAAGGGCGTGAAAACTTTCCTTATGTTAGTAATAATGGAACACTATACTTTTCTTCTAATGGACATCAAGGTTTAGGAGGTTTAGATATTTTCTATGCAAGTCTAGATGGAAATATTGAAAAAATCGAAAATTTAGGTAAGCCTATTAACAGTCCACGTGATGATTTTGAATTTATTATAGATGAATTTACTAATACTGGATATCTTACTTCTAACCGATATAATGGTAAAGGTGATGATGATATTTATAGATTTCAACGAGAAATATGTAATCAACTAGTAGCTGGGACAGTTGTAGATAAGAACACTAATATTGTAATACCAGAAGCTAATGTTATTATTTACAATGATAGCAAAGAAAAAGTATACCGTTTTACAACAGATGTTAATGGAGCATTTAGCTACAATACAGATTGTAAAAAAGGAACTTATAAAGCTGTAGCTAGTAAAGAAGGTTATAGCCCAGAAGAATTAACATATATTATTGACCCTGAGATTAAATTAGATTTAACTCTAAAGTTAAATTTAACTCCAAAAACTATTATTGCAGAACCAGCTTCTGTTGGAGTAGATTTATTTAAATTATTAGATTTAGATCCTATATATTTTGATTTCGATAAGTCTTACATTAGACCAGACGCACAAATAGAGTTACAGAAAGTGATTAACTATTTAAATGAATATCCTTCTGTAAGTATTGATGTTCAGTCGCATACGGATTCCAGAGCACCATATTCTTATAATGAAGCATTATCGCAACGTAGAAACGTTTCAACTAGAAATTGGATAATTGAAAAAGGTGGAATTTCATCTAGTCGTCTTTCAGGTAGAGGATATGGAGAAACACAACTTGTAAATGGGTGTTCAGACGGTGTTAAGTGTAGTGAAGATGAACATCAACAAAATAGACGTAGTATGTTTATTGTAACTAAAAATTAG
- the idi gene encoding isopentenyl-diphosphate Delta-isomerase: MAEEKVILVNEKDEQIGLMPKMEAHEKAVLHRAFSVFIFNNKNELMLQQRALSKYHSPGLWTNTCCSHQRDGESNIEAGTRRLQEEMGFVAPLKEKMSFIYKAPFDNGLTEHELDHIMVGYYNAIPKINTNEVEAWKWMPLEIVKQDIIEQPELYTAWFKIIFDKFYQYINITDESNS; this comes from the coding sequence ATGGCAGAAGAAAAAGTAATTTTAGTAAACGAAAAAGACGAGCAAATAGGCTTAATGCCTAAAATGGAAGCGCATGAAAAAGCTGTTTTACATCGTGCTTTTTCTGTTTTTATTTTTAATAATAAAAACGAGTTAATGCTTCAGCAACGGGCTTTAAGCAAATACCATTCACCAGGTTTATGGACCAACACATGTTGTAGCCACCAAAGAGATGGAGAAAGCAATATCGAAGCTGGTACAAGGCGTTTACAAGAAGAAATGGGCTTTGTAGCACCATTAAAAGAGAAAATGTCTTTTATCTATAAGGCGCCTTTCGATAATGGTTTAACAGAACACGAATTAGACCATATTATGGTTGGCTATTATAACGCTATTCCAAAGATTAATACAAACGAAGTGGAAGCTTGGAAATGGATGCCATTAGAAATCGTAAAACAGGATATAATAGAACAACCAGAGTTATATACAGCTTGGTTTAAGATTATTTTCGATAAATTCTACCAATACATAAACATTACAGATGAAAGTAACAGTTAG
- a CDS encoding 6-carboxytetrahydropterin synthase: MKVTVSRRAHFNAAHRLYRKDWSDEKNNAVFGKCNNPNYHGHNYELIASVTGEIDPETGFVIDIKTLRDIIKNEVEDVFDHKNLNLDVLEFKDLNPTAENIVVVIHKKIKVKLESHLDLEVTLYETPRNFVSYSG, translated from the coding sequence ATGAAAGTAACAGTTAGTAGGCGAGCACATTTTAATGCAGCACATAGACTGTATCGAAAAGATTGGAGCGACGAAAAAAACAACGCTGTTTTTGGTAAGTGCAATAATCCTAACTATCATGGACATAATTACGAATTGATAGCAAGTGTCACTGGAGAAATAGATCCAGAAACAGGTTTTGTAATAGATATTAAAACTCTTAGAGATATTATTAAAAATGAAGTTGAAGATGTCTTCGATCATAAAAATCTAAACTTAGATGTTTTGGAGTTTAAAGATTTGAATCCTACAGCAGAAAACATTGTAGTGGTTATTCATAAAAAAATAAAAGTAAAGCTAGAATCACATTTAGATTTAGAAGTCACTTTATACGAAACACCTAGGAACTTCGTAAGCTATTCAGGTTAA
- a CDS encoding type I phosphomannose isomerase catalytic subunit — translation MIFKKRYPIKFQPIFKEKIWGGNKLKSVLGKKTSIETLGESWEISDVDDDVSIVANGDFKGQSLQSLLKEYKSDFIGIKNYQTFGNKFPLLIKFIDAKEDLSIQLHPNNELAAKRHNSFGKTEMWYVMQADIDANLIVGFNEEMTSKKYLKHLSSKTLPDILNFDKVKSGDAYFIDVGRIHAIGAGVMLAEIQQTSDITYRVYDWDRVGVNGNSRDLHNDLAIDAINFNMKDDFRISYSKIENKTNKLVTCTYFTVNYLSIQFEKLSKKNTFDSFIIYICVEGEATIEVEGFIETIKKGETILMPAAISSFQINAESAELLEVYI, via the coding sequence ATGATATTTAAAAAACGCTATCCAATTAAGTTTCAACCCATTTTTAAAGAAAAAATTTGGGGAGGAAATAAATTAAAATCAGTTTTAGGTAAAAAAACCAGTATTGAGACTCTTGGAGAGAGCTGGGAAATTAGCGATGTTGATGATGATGTCTCAATTGTAGCTAACGGAGACTTTAAAGGGCAATCACTTCAAAGTCTTTTAAAAGAATATAAATCAGATTTTATAGGAATTAAAAATTACCAGACCTTTGGTAATAAATTTCCACTGTTAATTAAGTTTATAGATGCAAAAGAAGACTTATCTATACAATTACACCCTAATAACGAATTAGCTGCAAAACGACATAATTCTTTTGGTAAAACTGAAATGTGGTACGTTATGCAAGCAGATATAGATGCTAACTTAATAGTTGGTTTTAATGAAGAGATGACTTCAAAAAAATATTTGAAGCATTTAAGCAGCAAAACTCTTCCAGATATATTAAATTTCGATAAAGTAAAATCTGGAGACGCCTATTTTATAGATGTTGGTCGTATACACGCTATTGGAGCAGGTGTAATGCTTGCCGAAATACAACAAACCAGCGATATCACTTATCGCGTTTACGATTGGGATAGAGTAGGTGTCAATGGGAATTCTCGCGACTTACATAACGATTTAGCAATCGATGCTATTAATTTTAATATGAAAGACGATTTTAGAATTAGTTATTCTAAAATAGAGAACAAAACAAACAAGCTGGTAACTTGTACGTACTTTACAGTAAATTACCTGTCTATTCAATTTGAAAAACTTAGTAAAAAGAACACGTTCGATTCTTTTATTATTTATATATGTGTTGAAGGTGAAGCAACAATAGAAGTAGAAGGTTTTATTGAAACAATTAAAAAAGGTGAAACAATATTAATGCCTGCTGCAATTTCATCTTTTCAAATTAATGCTGAATCAGCAGAACTATTAGAAGTTTATATTTAA
- a CDS encoding DUF4369 domain-containing protein gives MQKLFILLSLCFLFSCGNNSDTLIVKGNIKGLKKGTVYLKKANSTTLITVDSMVVNGNSNFLLQTEIDSPEIFYLYLDKNDTEENRITFFADKGITEINTSRKRFSYDAKINGSKQQKVFETYLSMASKFNDRNLELIKENFDAIKEKDTALISETEKNYKNLEKRKYLYTANFSITNRDSEVAPYLALTELYNANIKLLDMVNDTLTSNVKASNYGKELQSFIDKIKEKK, from the coding sequence ATGCAAAAATTATTTATTCTATTAAGTTTATGTTTTCTATTTTCTTGCGGAAACAATTCAGATACGCTTATTGTAAAAGGAAACATTAAAGGTTTAAAAAAAGGGACTGTTTACCTAAAAAAAGCTAATAGTACGACTTTAATAACTGTAGATTCTATGGTGGTGAATGGAAATTCTAATTTTCTATTACAAACAGAAATAGATAGTCCTGAAATTTTCTATCTGTATCTTGATAAAAATGATACCGAAGAGAATAGAATTACCTTTTTTGCAGATAAAGGTATTACAGAAATTAATACCTCAAGAAAACGTTTTAGTTACGATGCAAAAATTAATGGATCTAAACAACAGAAAGTTTTTGAAACATATTTAAGCATGGCATCAAAATTTAATGATAGAAACTTAGAGTTAATAAAAGAGAATTTCGATGCTATTAAAGAGAAGGACACTGCACTAATTAGTGAAACTGAAAAAAATTATAAAAATCTTGAAAAACGCAAGTATCTATACACTGCGAATTTTTCAATTACTAATAGAGATAGTGAGGTTGCCCCATATTTAGCATTAACAGAATTGTATAATGCAAACATTAAATTATTAGATATGGTAAACGATACACTAACTAGTAATGTTAAAGCTTCTAACTACGGAAAGGAATTACAAAGCTTTATTGATAAGATTAAAGAGAAAAAATAA